TAGCAATGCCAGTGGAAAAGAAGGGctttattggaagaaagagagaaggcgatGTTAACAATCTGGAAGACGGGTATAAGGGCAAGAAAGTAGATTCCCACAATCCACAAGTACCTACCTCTCAATTCTCACGCATAAACTTTAACCAATCTTTTTCGCCTAATCGAACAAATAACCAATCAAACTACCAAAATCACTACCAAAGACCCCATACGAGATACCCTTCAGAACAACTGCCACCgctacccatgcctttgaaggacatgtaCGCCAAACTGTTGAGCATTGGGCACATAACTCCTATCCCTACACTACcattacaaccaccattcccaatttggtacaagcccgagttAACTTGTGAGTACCATGCGGGTAATCCTGGGCATGGGATTGAAACCTGTTACGCTTTCAAGAAAAGATTGCTGGAGCTTATTAAGATAGGATGGGTATCCTTTGAAGACAAGAccaatgttaattcaaacccGTTGCCTAAACATGCCTCAAGTAGTAGTGGGATAGGCATGATAGAAGTTGGAAATCAATGCAAGGTGCTGAAGGTGTCTATGGAAAAGATGTACTACATGTTAGTACGATCAGGATTTCTAGAGGCAAATATGGAAGGCCATTCGGATGGAGGTAGTTATTGTGAGTTCCATGGAAGAGATGGACACTATATTGAGGATTGCATCGAGTTTTgcgaaaagattgcaaaaatgttaaaaatggggcaattgagaattgaacccATGGAGAACAGGggtgaggtgagtatgatggaagATCAGATGGAGATGACAGGAGTATGCAGGGTCCAACAAACAGCTAATGGTCCCCCAAGGCTAATCTTGGTTAAACCGTCCTACACAAAAGGGAATCACAATGCCAtgccttataattatggttatgccTCCAACGTTCAAGCTCCTCTTCCTTTGTTCCAGACTGAGATAAGTGGGTTGACCAGGAGTGGTCGTTGCTTTACTTCGGAGGAGTTGAGGAAGGAAAAGGGTAAAGAAGTGGTAGATCTTGACAaagcactagaagttaataagCCAGTAACAGAAGAGGAGTCGAATGAATTCCtgaagttgatcaagcatagtgaatattgcatagtagatcaactaaagaagactccatctaggatctcccttatgtccctgatactcagctctgagccgcatcgaaacgccttgcagaaggtattgaatgaggcatatgtaccccaagacattgaacataaaaccatggagcatctAGTGGGAAGGATCCATGCAACTAATTACCTGTACTTCACGGCTGATGAGCTGGATGCTGAAGGTACCGGACATAACAAGCCCTTATACGTTACGGTTAGGTGCAAGGATTGCCTCATAGGAAAAGTACTCATTGATAATGGCTCAGCCCTTAACGTGCTGCCAAAGCACATGCTGGAAGAAATGCCGATCGATGAATCCCATATTAAGCCAAGTACTATGATGGCCAGAGCGTATGATGGATCGCCTAGGCCAATAATTGGGACTCTAGAAGTGGAGCTATACGTGGGACCACAAACGTTCCTAGTAACACTTCAggttatggatatccacccttcctatagtatgttgttaggaagaccttggattcatgcagcgggggcagtagcttcatcattgcaccaatgcctgaagtatatcatgaatgggatgttggtaacTGTCAAGGCCGAGGAGACAGTATCCATGACAAAGAATGTAGCTGTGCCTTTTATCGAAGCGGGTGATTGCAAGGGTAACAATATCCATGCctttgagattgtgaacacCGACTGGGTGCCGGAGAACACAGTGCTAAGAAGGCCAaggatctcagaagcagcaaggatggcaaGTCTATGCTTTTTGAACCGCGGGATCCCATTTCAGTATAACTTTATTATCAGGATACCAGAAGGGGTTAATCTGGCAAGGATGAAAAGTGCTGCTAAAAAATTTGGGTTAGGGTACCAACCTAACCAAAAGGATTATCGGTTGGCTGCTGGTCGGAGAAGGGCAAGAAGGATGGCTAGAATTAAAGGAAGAGAGCCTGATGAAGAAAAGCTAGAAATCCCTCCCCTTAGCGTGTCATTCCCAAAAGCTGCATacataatgcaacatgataaagaagCCGAAAGCCTTGATCAAGAGCTGTCAAACATGAGCATAAATACCTTGGGGGAAAACAAGGTGGAAGGAGATGACATGAAGACAGTAGCAAGAAAGGGAGACGAAGCACTCCCACAACTGACGGTCTACACCATAGAAGAAGTCTccgccaagacctttgtgcgcaagttggctcaagacgagaagtttcagaattgggtgacccaagaagctccagtggttttcaaaatgtaaaccaattttgtttgtcttaacatgcttttgtcattactttgtttggttttcatttattttcgcTAGTCGACAATCAAGGCTCAATTGTCGGTTAGACTTTATGTTTGTCATGGAGcccactttttctttaaataaattgtgagatcatgcacttttcacaaattgccttcttttttatgcatttacaccaaacacttcccgctttcaggaatcctgaaagcggatctcctacaacatcacatatatttagcatcaagaataaatggccaaacttgaacgagcatgtggtagctatggaagaagaagaatgggatgaaagcaatattaGTGAATTCACCAGGCTAGTAGAACAACAGGAACAAACTTGGAAGCCTATCACCGAGGAACTCGAAACCATCAATGTGGGTAGTGATCAGctcaagaaagagttgaaaataggtacCTTAATTGCTTCtgaacaaaggataaaaatgatcaccctattacaagaatattcagatgtctttgcttggtccTATGAAGATATGCCTGGTTTGGATACAAATATTGTAGTACACAAGATACCGTTGGAAGAAGGCTGTAAGCCAATCAAGCAGAAGCTGAGGAGGGCCCACCCGGATTTCTGGATCAAGGTCAAGGCAGAACTCGAGAAGCAATGGGATGCTGGTTTTCTAGAAGTAGTTAGATATCCACAATGGGTATCTAACATTGTtgtggtgcctaagaaggaggggaagattagagtatgcgtggattttcggaatttgaataaagctagccccaaggatgattttcctctaccacacatagatgttttaGTGGACAATGCTGCCCGGAgttccacatattcctttatggatggtttttcaggatacaaccagataaaaatggctccggaggataagacgaaaacaacttttgtcacaccGTGGGGAACATTCTGCTAtaaggtcatgccatttggattgaagaatgcaggagcaacctatcaaagagcaatggtgactttgttccacgacatgatgcacaaggaaattgaggtgtatgtagacgacatgattgccaagtctaaaagaggagaggatcatgttgaagttttgaggaagtTGTTTGAGAGATTGAGGAAGTATGAATTAAGGCTCAATCCTGCAAAATGTTCATTTGGAGTTAAATCGGGTAAGctgttaggatttgtggtaagtgatagaggtatagaggtggatccagataaagtaagggccatccaagctatgtcatcccctaagacggagaaggaagtaagaggattcttgggaagGATAAACTACATTGCTCGGTTCATAGCTCAGTTAACAACGACGTGTGAACCAATATTCCGActactaaggaaaaagaatcccggaacctggaatgaggagtgtgaggaggcattcaataaaatcaagcattatttgCAAAATCCACCTTTACTGGTCCCTCCGGTATCGGGAAAACCTCTAGTATTGTATCTAACAGTGACTGAAGCAGCTatgggatgtgtattgggtcagcatgatgaaaccggaaggaaggaaagagctatttattacttaagtaagaaattcactgaatgtgagtctagatacacgGAGATAGAAAGGCTTTGTTGTGCGTTGGTGTGGGCAGCAAAGAGGTTGCGgcattatatgttatactataccacttggttgatttcaaaagtggatcctctgaggtacatttgtaacaagccatttctctcaagtcgaattgcaaggtggcaagttctattagcagaatatgacatagtatacatgacaaggaaagccgtaaaaggaAGTGCAATCGCGGACCATCTGGCTGATAATGCTGTTGAAGAGTACgaacctttggattttgacttccctgatgaagatatattgtcaatagagaaagaagaagagaagacagattggtggacAATGTTTTTTGATGGTGCagtgaatgtatatggtaacggggctggtgcggtaataatctctcctgataagaaacagtatccagtttcggttaaactacatttcgagtgcaccaacaacacagctgagtatgaagcttgtatcCTTGGTCTAGAAGCGGCATTAGAGCTGAAGATAAAGAAGATAGATGTGTACggagattcaatgttgattatctgtCAGGTTAAGGGGGAATGGCAGACCAAGGAGGAAAAGTTAAGGCCGTACCAGGAATACCTGTCCACACTAGCaaagaaatttgaagaaattagattcaCCCATCTGGGAAGGGAGAGGAACCATTTTGCAGATGCTTTGGCCACACTAGCTGCCATGACTACCATTGATCTCAAGTGCAAGGTACAACCGGTACACATTGATATTAGAAATGACCCAGCTCActgttgcttagttgaaggagagatgGACGGACAAccttggtattatgatatcaagaaccttGTGCAAAATCATGTATATCCGGTGGGAGCTTCCAAAACGGATAAGAAAACCTTGAGAAGGTTAGCTGTAGACTTCTATCTAGATGAAGAGATTTtgtacaaaagatcatttgatggaaccctgctaaggtgtttgaatgaggaAGATGCTAGGAAGGCATTACGGGAGGTCCATgaggggatttgctcaacccatgctagcgggcatatgatagcaaggaaaatacaaagggctggttatttttggatgacgTTAGAGAAAGACTGCATCGACtatgtcaggaaatgtcataaatgtcaagtttacagtgacaaggtcaatatgccccagctcctctatttaatctaatatccccttggccatttgcaatgtggggGATTGACGTGATCGGGCctgttaacccaaaagctagcaaTGGTCATAGATTCATCCTCGTGGCTATTGACTACTTCACCAAATGGGTGGAAGCTAACTCGTATGCCCATGTAACACAGAAGGTAGTGAAGAGGTTTATAGAAAAGGATctgatttgtcgatatggtcctccggaaaagatagtgaccgataatgcacagaatttcaatggcaaaatgataGTGGATTTGTGTACCAAGTGGAAGATCAAGCATTCAAACTCTTCGCCATACCGACCAAAGATGAATGGCGCAGTAGAAGccgccaacaagaacatcaagaagattattcagaaaatggtagtcacatatagagattggcatgagatgttgtcgTTCGCTCTTCACGCATACCGCACTACAGTTAGGACCTCGACAGGAACCACTCCATATTCTTTGGTGTACGGTATGGAAGCAGTGATGCCTTTGGAAGTAGAAATCCCGTCGTTAAGAGTATTGATGGACTCCGAATTAGAAGAGGCCGAGTGGGCCAAAGTGAGATATGAGCAACTGAAcctgatcagtgaaaagaggatggccgcaatatgtcatcaccaactgtaccagaaacgaatggccaaggcatatgataagaaggttagaccgcggttgtttcaagaaggggatctagtattgaagaaaatattgtcactACCTGGAGACGATCAAAGCAAATGGGCACCGAATTACGAAGGTCCTTACATAGTAAAGAAGGCATTCTCAGGAGGAGCACTGAAGttggctagaatggatggagaagacctagctcgacctgtgaattctgactctgtaaaaagatattatgcttgatgtaggctcttaaatcaataaagcaaagtttggccattgacttctttctcttttgcattgatctcacaacaGTCATTTTTGCATTAATCCCAACAGTGCATGTCTTGTGTTATCTCATTTAAAAAGTTTAGCATCGGCTGAACGAATTTCTTCTCTCTATAAAAGCCTAGACTAgaatcacacccctacactgggggcaataagaGATATTTTCATGTACGAAAGCctatagattttaaaaaccaagttaaaacatttgacaaaagcatgacaaagaggcaaggacaagtcatacattttggaAAAAGGACTATTTGAAGAAAGTCAGAGATTTCTTCTCCAAGAATATGATCGGAGGCAACACGAGagatgaatccagcatacgacttcaaaagcaagctcatgttAAGAGGGAATCTCATGAActcgaagaagatgatggggcctatgtttcaaaaccaggtacgaatgcatgcatggcatttaatcataaatcattgcatatatgttttttttttggatcgttacaggaggagaccttaatacattccaacaaaattgaagacgaagaaaaaatcattgagttgattctaaaacaacaagaagaaaagataataatgttcaaaccctgccatcaggaagagCGACATCGAGCAAGCGgtaaaagggaatcgccagaggGGACTCCAGGTTAACCGATTTACAAgatagtttttttggttttttattaaaggagatcgccagaagggatctcattatttcagcttcgaataaaagggaatcgccagatgggattccaagttgtctTAGATCGCAAGAGGGGATCTTGTATTTTCGATATTGGTCAaagaaggtcgccagaagggacctcgcgTATcgctttgaataaaaggaatcgccagatgggattccaagttaaaggagatcgccagaagggatctcgtgtttcgctatttggaggtcgccagatgggacctcgtattacctgttggaaaaaaaaaagaggaatcgccagatgggattccaagttgattaaaggagatcgccagaagggatctcgtgtttcattatttggaggtcgccagatgggacctcgtttttcatgaataaaaggaatcgccagatgggattccaagttgattaaaggagatcgccagaagggatctcgtgtttcactatttggaggtcgccagatgggacctcggttttcatgaataaaaggaatcgccagatgggattccaagttgattaaaggagatcgccagaagggatctcgtgtttcattatttggaggtcgccagatgggacctcgactttcatgaataaaaggaatcgccagatgggattccaagttgatttaaggagatcgccagaagggatctcgtgtttcattatttggaggtcgccagatgggacctcgtttttcattgaataaaaggaatcgccagatgggattccaagttgactaaaggagatcgccagaagggatctcatgttttgatgtttggaggtcgccagatgggacctcgtttttcatttgaataaaaggaatcaccagatgggattctaagttgactaaaggagatcgccagaagggatctcgtatttcgctatttggaggtcgccacatgggacctcatatttcgtttgaataaaaggaatcgccagatgggattccaggtcgattaaaggagatcgctagaagggatctcgtatttcgctatttggaggtcgtcagaagggacctcatatttcaacattggttacaaggaatcgccagatgggattctaagattttttgttaaaggagatcgttagaagggatctcgtatttcaatATTGGTTAAAAGGGAATTGCCAGacgggattccaagttgagtaagcaataattatagattttggtttagagagatcgccagaagggatctcaagatgataaattttgatcatagtttttgaaGTTAAGGAGGATTGTtgtaaaagacaagtttcagGTCAATCAAGCTTCAACCAGGTCAGTTTTGGGAGTTCCGTTtagggtttatctttataaaacttactgcgcaaaacctctgctccgtaagcattataaagagggggcatctgttgtaacccatttttgggtccccacaaaatatatatataaaaatatgtatatagccaaaggaggttaagaaaaaataacaggaggcagaagcgctcagaaaatggttggaaaattggtcaatgaggttaaaaatacaaagattggatttttgacagtatattcttgaaggaggagagccctgttgagaagaaaaatttgaaatttgaggagaaaagcccaaatttggatgtttatggacttaatttgatttttaaatgaatttataggggatttgattgcaatttgggctttaattagaagaaatttaagttctggggccaaaatatattttttaggaatttattaggtcaaatcaggggcctaattgcataaatattgaagtttaagggccaattagggacttaattgagaaaatccgaaaccagggaccaaattggaagaggcgcgtaaatggaggggctggaattaattgattcaggggcctaattgaagaaattagaagttttttgatcaattaagggctcaattgcataaatcagaggccaaggaccaaagtgaaaaacgcggccaaatatagggacggagaccgaaattggcagggatgcaattgaagaaaaaaaggggaTTGAGGGCTGAGTTGAAATTTGGCgcgttttggcgccacatttaaatgaaacggcgcgttttctccaaaacgacgccgtttcatgcattcaaaaaaaaaaaaaaaaggaaagagcagaacggtgtcgttttgaacgacactgttcatcatcttccccccgatcacgcagcgggggagaaggaaaaagggaagcttttttttttttttgaatttttgccggccactctctcgcctggagcccaccgaccggacacaatggccgaccacccactgcgcaccacccaccgaacctcggcagccgcgcccaatggccgaccagccggctgctccccatgagagctgtaaaaaacagcgtccttggcctctataaatagaggccaaGAACGCTGAGAGAGGGGGaggaaaaacagaggagaaaggggagagaaaagaaaaaaaagaaaaacagaggagagacggggagaaaaaacgaaaaaacagaggagagagagaggaagaggtagaacgaaggagagagaaggaaaagaggggaacgaaaaaacagagaagaggaATGGGAAGAGAGGAAGAACCAACctgaaaacagaagaaaaaaagcaaaccgaaaaaaacaaagagaaaaggagcAACGGGGAGAACGAACCAAACCGCCGGAAACAGTCGCAGcaccaccagcctccgccacagcgccgccagaaacgcagcaagccaccgcctcctccgcgccaggtaaccctTCTCCCTCCCCTATTCTGGc
The genomic region above belongs to Populus trichocarpa isolate Nisqually-1 unplaced genomic scaffold, P.trichocarpa_v4.1 scaffold_45, whole genome shotgun sequence and contains:
- the LOC127904834 gene encoding LOW QUALITY PROTEIN: uncharacterized protein LOC127904834 (The sequence of the model RefSeq protein was modified relative to this genomic sequence to represent the inferred CDS: inserted 1 base in 1 codon): MPVEKKGFIGRKREGDVNNLEDGYKGKKVDSHNPQVPTSQFSRINFNQSFSPNRTNNQSNYQNHYQRPHTRYPSEQLPPLPMPLKDMYAKLLSIGHITPIPTLPLQPPFPIWYKPELTCEYHAGNPGHGIETCYAFKKRLLELIKIGWVSFEDKTNVNSNPLPKHASSSSGIGMIEVGNQCKVLKVSMEKMYYMLVRSGFLEANMEGHSDGGSYCEFHGRDGHYIEDCIEFCEKIAKMLKMGQLRIEPMENRGEVSMMEDQMEMTGVCRVQQTANGPPRLILVKPSYTKGNHNAMPYNYGYASNVQAPLPLFQTEISGLTRSGRCFTSEELRKEKGKEVVDLDKALEVNKPVTEEESNEFLKLIKHMGRIHATNYLYFTADELDAEGTGHNKPLYVTVRCKDCLIGKVLIDNGSALNVLPKHMLEEMPIDESHIKPSTMMARAYDGSPRPIIGTLEVELYVGPQTFLVTLQAEETVSMTKNVAVPFIEAGDCKGNNIHAFEIVNTDWVPENTVLRRPRISEAARMASLCFLNRGIPFQYNFIIRIPEGVNLARMKSAAKKFGLGYQPNQKDYRLAAGRRRARRMARIKGREPDEEKLEIPPLSVSFPKAAYIMQHDKEAESLDQELSNMSINTLGENKVEGDDMKTVARKGDEALPQLTVYTIEEVSAKTFVRKLVEQQEQTWKPITEELETINVGSDQLKKELKIGTLIASEQRIKMITLLQEYSDVFAWSYEDMPGLDTNIVVHKIPLEEGCKPIKQKLRRAHPDFWIKVKAELEKQWDAGFLEVVRYPQWVSNIVVVPKKEGKIRVCVDFRNLNKASPKDDFPLPHIDVLVDNAARSSTYSFMDGFSGYNQIKMAPEDKTKTTFVTPWGTFCYKVMPFGLKNAGATYQRAMVTLFHDMMHKEIEVYVDDMIAKSKRGEDHVEVLRKLFERLRKYELRLNPAKCSFGVKSGKLLGFVVSDRGIEVDPDKVRAIQAMSSPKTEKEVRGFLGRINYIARFIAQLTTTCEPIFRLLRKKNPGTWNEECEEAFNKIKHYLQNPPLLVPPVSGKPLVLYLTVTEAAMGCVLGQHDETGRKERAIYYLSKKFTECESRYTEIERLCCALVWAAKRLRHYMLYYTTWLISKVDPLRYICNKPFLSSRIARWQVLLAEYDIVYMTRKAVKGSAIADHLADNAVEEYEPLDFDFPDEDILSIEKEEEKTDWWTMFFDGAVNVYGNGAGAVIISPDKKQYPVSVKLHFECTNNTAEYEACILGLEAALELKIKKIDVYGDSMLIICQVKGEWQTKEEKLRPYQEYLSTLAKKFEEIRFTHLGRERNHFADALATLAAMTTIDLKCKVQPVHIDIRNDPAHCCLVEGEMDGQPWYYDIKNLVQNHVYPVGASKTDKKTLRRLAVDFYLDEEILYKRSFDGTLLRCLNEEDARKALREVHEGICSTHASGHMIARKIQRAGYFWMTLEKDCIDYVRKCHKCQVYSDKVNMPQXPLFNLISPWPFAMWGIDVIGPVNPKASNGHRFILVAIDYFTKWVEANSYAHVTQKVVKRFIEKDLICRYGPPEKIVTDNAQNFNGKMIVDLCTKWKIKHSNSSPYRPKMNGAVEAANKNIKKIIQKMVVTYRDWHEMLSFALHAYRTTVRTSTGTTPYSLVYGMEAVMPLEVEIPSLRVLMDSELEEAEWAKVRYEQLNLISEKRMAAICHHQLYQKRMAKAYDKKVRPRLFQEGDLVLKKILSLPGDDQSKWAPNYEGPYIVKKAFSGGALKLARMDGEDLARPVNSDSVKRYYA